A stretch of DNA from Bos taurus isolate L1 Dominette 01449 registration number 42190680 breed Hereford chromosome 25, ARS-UCD2.0, whole genome shotgun sequence:
AAGCTAGAACTCCTGCAGACCCCATCACCTGGGGACAGTTGTTTTACCAGTTTGCTGCCTGCTATCCACCCCTTCCTTCTATTTAAATAATactggggggacttccctggtggtccagtggctaagacaacatgctcccaatgcagggggcccaggtgtgATCCCTTGTCAgaggactagatcccacatgccacagctaaagatcccatgtgctgcaactaagacctggcacagtcaaatagaAATATATCCATATATACTACAATGAGCTACCACCGcgcgccggtcagaatggccaaaatttaaaagtctacaaataaatgctgaagagagtagagaaaagagaactctccctcactgctggtgggaatgcaagttggtgcagccacGATGAGAAACAGTACGCAGGCTCCTCAGAAAGCTAAACATGGattaccatatgatacagcaatcccattcctgggcagatatccagacaaaactataattcagaaagatacatgcactcctatgtcaaagcagcattattcacaatagccaagacatggaaagggcctaaatgtccattgacagaggaatggatcaagaaaatgtggtatatacatacaacggaatactgctcagccatgaaaagaacaaaataaagccaTTTGAAGCAACTGAACgactccctttcacttttcactttcatgcattggagaaggaaatggcaaaccactccagtgttcttgcctggagaatcccagggacgggggagcctggtgggctgctgtctatggggtcgcacagagttggacacaactgaagcgacttagcagcagcagaagatgcaactagagattacaatactaagtgaagtaagtcagacagagaaagacaaatagcatatgatatcacttctatatGGATTCTAAAATATGCCACAAACAAACCTATCCTGGAAAATGAAACAGACTCATAAACAGAgcacagacttgtggttgtcaaatgggaggaagaaagagggaaggagggactgGTAGATACaagctattacatatagaatggataaacaacaagtcctgctatatatcacagggaactatattcaatccCTTGGGATAAAtcctaatgaaaaagaatataaaaaagaatgtatatgtgtgtataactgagtcaccttgctgtgcagcagaaattaacagaacattgtaaatcaaacatgtgttatgctgtgcttagtcgctcagtcatgtccaactctttgtgaccccatggactttagcttgagaggttcctctgtccatggagattctccaggcaagaatactggagtgggttgttatgccctcctccaggggatcttcccaacccagagatcaaacctgagtctcccgctttgtaggtgaattctttaccatctgagccaccagggaagcccaagattactggagtgggtaacctatcccttctccagaagatcttcctgacccaggaatcaaatcagggtctcctgcactgcaggtggattctttaccagctgagctatgagggaagcccaaattaattGTGGTATATCCAGTTTCTTCCCCTTCTTATTAAAAAAATCCTATCTTTCAAAAGAGATGTGCCTATAAGGAAATgtttataagaattaaaaaattttaatcaagcTACAATctgttaaattttatatatatatacatatatatatgtatatatgtatatatatgtatatgtgtatatatatatatatatatatatatatacagttctCGCTGTACTCTTTGCGAGAACAAGGAACCCATGAAGCACATAGAAATGGTTGCCTTGGGGAGGAGGGGATAAGCTAAGAGGGTAAAGCAGGTGAAGGCACCAGCTGGGATGGAAACCCAGGAGGGAAAACCGTGGGTTTCTGTGCCCCAGGCACTATGTGAAGGGCCAGCCCCTCCCCTGGGTGCCAGCTGGCAGAGGCCCCCACCAGGCATCTGGGGGCCTGTGGGTGGAGGAGACCTCAGAAGGAGCCTCAGCCGGGTGAGGAGGGATCTACAGCCAAGGCTGGAGAGCGCCAGAAGCCAAGACTGTTACTCCCTCCTTGTGACACCTGGCTTcacttttctcatcaggtggagcCGCAGAAACTTAAAATAAGAACACAGAACGCTTCTGGGAGGGACGCACCCCAGGTCATCCTTCCCTCAGAGGGACAGGCAGGTCAGGGACAATCATTATggaggctgggccctgggctgggtgGACACACGGACCCTTCGCCAGGCCAGGGCCCTTATCTCCCTGTTACCTGCTCTGGCTGTGGCTCTGCAGGGGCAGCCAAAGTGATAGCCCCTCAGCCAtcaagcccaccaggccctgacCACCCGCTGTCACTGGAAATGATAAGAAACCCACCGCAttgccctctcccttctcccagtGATGACCCTGGCCCCAATCCTGGTTCCACATATATAAGGGGACCCTGGGGGCTGAGCATCACCAACACCAGTTTTCAGTAAGTCAAGCTCCCGCTCAGCCGCCACCATCTCTCTAACCAGGACTGAGAGGACCATCATCGTGTCCCTGTGGAGCAAGATCTCCACACAGGCGGACGTCATTGGCACCAAGACCCTGGAGAGGTGAGCACCAGGTGTGCTGGGGTGGAGCCTGGAGGGGACCTTGTGGGTCAGTGAGGTCAGAGTTCAGTGAGAACAGGGGTCAGTGAGGAGGGGTGACTGAGGAGGGTGAGTGAGGAGGGGAGAGTGAGGAGAGTGAGTGAGAAGAGTGAGTGAGGAGGGCAGAGTGAAGAGGGTCAGTGAGGATGGGTCAGTGAGGAGTGTCACCGAGGATGGTCAGTGAGCATGAGCAGGTGAGGAGCGTCTCGGGGgtcagaggcaggaggaggaggtgatggGGGCGGTCTGAGGGTCACCTGTGTCTCTCGGGGCCCAGCACCCAGGTCCCCACAATCACGTggacggagggagggagggagggaaggaaggaatgacTTGGAGACGGGCGGTCAGGGTGAGGTGGCCGGGCAGTACTGAGCAGCGGCTACCGCAAGAGTCACCCAGAGCGGTCACTAActcgcccgcccgcccgccggctcTTCTCCTGCTGCCCGCCGGCTCTTCTCCTGCTACCCGCAGGCCAAGACCTACTTCCCTCACTTCGACCTGCACACGGGCTCCGCGCAGCTGCGCGCGCACGGCTCCAGGGTGGTGGCCGCCGTGGGCGACGCGGTCAAGAGCATTGACAACGTGACGAGCGCGTTGTCCAAGCTGAGCGAGCTGCACGCCTACGTGCTGCGCGTGGACCCGGTCAACTTCAAGGTGGGTGCGGGGCCCCCGGCGCGGGTTTTGGGCCGGGGCCCCGGGGGCTGGAGGAGGTCTCGGTGGGCGGGGTTTCGGGGCGGGGCGAGGCCTCGGGGGCGGGGCTGCTCCCTGGGCCGGGGTCCCGGAGGGCGGGGCGAGGTCGCGGAGGCGGAGCTTCGTCCGGGCCGCCAGCGCTGACCGCTCTCCCTCCCGCCCCAGTTCCTGTCCCATTGCCTGCTGGTCACGTTGGCCTCGCACTTCCCCGCCGACTTCACGGCCGACGCGCACGCCGCCTGGGACAAGTTCCTGTCGATCGTGTCCGGCGTCCTGACGGAGAAGTACCGCTGAGGCCGTCGCAGGACCCCTAGAACAGGCTTCGAGCCCTCTTCTTCCCCTGCACCCTATTAGTGTTTCATAGGGACCCCCAATAAATGGATGAGGATGGAAGGAGCCTGGTCGTGCGTTCTCAGTATTGGGGGAAAGAAGGGAGAGTGACGGGAGAGAATGGGGACTTCGCAGGAACGCAGCCCAACACGGTGTCACCCCCCGGCCTGGAGTGACTCCAAGGGGCGCTTTGGAGCGGTCCTTGGCCTGCAGAGCCCAGAGTCGCTACCGAAGGGAGCAGGGCAGCCCAGGACCGTCCACGCCGCGTTCTCAGGTCAGACCTGCACTGGGACCTCTGTCCCACCCTATgtcacccagtctgtggcttcACTCGGCGCGGTGGGTACGCGTCGGGACTCAGAGTACTTCCCTCAGAGTTTGTCATCCCAGCTCACCGCTGCGAGGACCCTTGAAACCTCCTGGCCCCTCGGATTAAGGGGGCTCCCTGCCCCATGCGCTTTCTCCCTGTCCCTCCATTGGCTCTGTCTGGCGGAGCAGTAACTTTGCCTTCAGGGGAATAATTGCAGACCCATCTAAAGTCTGCAGCAAAGGCACCCACACACGGCGTGATTTAGTTTCTCCGCGGTGAGGAGAACCTGGCTTGGCGACCTGGGTCGCCAGGTTCTCGCCGCGCTCCTGAAGATAAGGGCGGGCGGGGCGCCACGAGGGGGCCGCTATAAGGAGGCCGGGGCGGCTGGCGCGGCCCCTAAAGCACGCCACGCCAGCGTCATGCTCAGCGCCCAAGAGCGCGCCCACATAACACAGGTCTGGGACCTGATAGCCGGACACGAGGCGCCCTTCGGGGCGGAGCTGCTGCGCAGGTGGGTTGGGGCGGGGTCTCCAGAATCGCTGGGAGGAGGAGACCAGGGTACTGGGACTGAGTCCCGGGTTGGTGGCGAGTCTGAGCGGGTTTTCCCGGGGTCTGCGCAGCGCAGACGCTGGAGGGACCGTCCTCCCCACATCCCTGCTCCCGCAGGCTCTTCACTGTGTACCCTAGCACCAAGGTCTACTTCAGACATCTGGGTGACCACCCAGACGAGGTGCAGCTGCTGAGCCACGGTCAACGCATGCTCCAGGCGGTGGGCGTGGCCGTGCAGTACATGGACAACCTGCGCGCAGTCCTGAGCCCGCTTGCCGACCTGCACGCACAAGTGCTGCGCGTGGACCCCACCAACTTCCCAGTGAGCCACCCGGGGCGCAGCAGGGCTCGCGGCGCAGCCTAGGCGGGAGGGGAGGCGTTCGGGGAGGCACCGGCGAGGACAGGGCCCTTCTCACCGGCCTCTTCTCCGGCAGCTGGTGATCCAGtgtttccaggtggtgctggccTCCCACCTGCAGGGCGAGTTCACGGTGGAGATGCAGGCGGCGTGGGATAAGTTCCTGACGGGCGTGGCCGTGGTGCTGACGGAGAAGTACCGCTGAGTTCCGTGCCCCGCGGGTCTAGGTCTGCGAAATTCAATAAACAGGCCTCAGTAGGCTGGAACCTGCGCACGTGTGTTCTTTGGGGAGCAGACGGACTGGCGTCGAAGTCGCCGGTCGGAGAAGCTCCGGGTCCTGAGGGGAGACTCCAGGAACCGTAGGGTGCAACACCGAATCTTTGCTGACAGTGGAACCAGGGGCCTAGGAGCAGGGCCTCTGGCACTCAACACCGCCTGAATGAGGACATTTCCAGGGCTGACAGTCCTGGGTCTGGAACGCGCCTGGCACCCTGAGACAGTTGCCCTCCTGGGGCAGCGTCATGTGGTGGGCCCATGGAGTACTCCCTTTCGGCATCGCGGCTGCCAGACACATCCTCATTCACTCTCATCTCCATTGCTAGCTCCCTCAGGAACTGCAAGTGTCAATCTTCCCCTGTTTAACACACAGTAGCGGGCACCAGAGACCCTCAACCAAGTTTCTGGCCTGAGGTCAAACAGACTTGGTGGTCCAGGAATCCCTGGACCTCACCTCTGttcctcctccatttcttccaacTCCAGTCTCAGTCTCAGTGCCTGGCCCTCGTCCGAATTAGTCCCTTCCTCTGAATCTCCTGGGGCAGAGAGTGGGGTATGTCGACACATTCCTAGTCCACATAGACACACTGTGTGACACTATGCATGTCCCTAAGCAATCTGAGCCTTATGCACCCGACCAAAAAAATCCCCAACTTCACTGGGTCTTTGAAG
This window harbors:
- the HBM gene encoding hemoglobin subunit mu, with product MLSAQERAHITQVWDLIAGHEAPFGAELLRRLFTVYPSTKVYFRHLGDHPDEVQLLSHGQRMLQAVGVAVQYMDNLRAVLSPLADLHAQVLRVDPTNFPLVIQCFQVVLASHLQGEFTVEMQAAWDKFLTGVAVVLTEKYR